One genomic segment of Gemmatimonadota bacterium includes these proteins:
- the recN gene encoding DNA repair protein RecN, which produces MLSQLHVINYALIDDMKVDFGKGLNIITGETGAGKSILVGALGLILGMRASPDVIRTGEKKCMVEAIFELYLQHPALKLLNAMGIETEDGELILRRDVLLEGRSRCYANGLSIPVRTLRELGRALVDLHGQHDHQSLLNTDQHLDFLDGFGGLRAARAQVEHSYHQVVRLQNRLIEKTAVAQRQRERRELLDFQIKEIHATKPEPGEDERLQREQSVLSHAERLLEIAYQIEQVLYEGEQSVADQLGEGAHLLDEASQMDNSLEPIAEELNGLRYGAEELARAFGDYANRVEHNPQRLSEVTERLETLNALKKKYGGDLENVLSYEKKAQKELELTDELEESLKAIQIKIDDAMQTFAHRCEKLSKGRHKAAGKLSKAICRALRELGMPDVQFDVQLDRRPDPEGLIECDGQRFEAGPRGIERGEFFISTNPGEAIRPLIKVASGGEISRIMLAMKTVLAHTDSVQVLIFDEIDIGISGRIAEVVGKKLRDLSETYQTISITHLPQIAKMADRHFSVKKEVVEQRAVTRVIPLDEEARAGELALMMGGEEISELTLQHAREMLTEKP; this is translated from the coding sequence TTGTTGTCTCAATTGCATGTGATAAATTACGCCCTGATCGACGACATGAAAGTCGATTTTGGTAAAGGGTTAAATATCATTACGGGCGAAACCGGCGCAGGGAAGTCCATCCTGGTGGGCGCATTGGGTCTGATACTCGGTATGCGAGCGAGTCCCGATGTCATCCGCACGGGTGAAAAAAAATGTATGGTAGAAGCCATTTTTGAACTCTACCTTCAACATCCGGCTCTCAAACTCCTGAATGCCATGGGTATAGAGACAGAAGATGGTGAACTGATTTTGCGGCGAGATGTACTATTAGAAGGGCGCAGTCGGTGCTACGCCAATGGCCTGTCTATTCCCGTGCGGACACTGCGAGAACTGGGTCGCGCGCTGGTCGATTTGCACGGGCAACACGACCACCAATCGCTTCTGAATACCGATCAGCATCTGGACTTCTTAGATGGCTTTGGCGGCTTGCGCGCAGCACGTGCGCAGGTCGAACATTCATATCATCAGGTGGTGCGGTTGCAAAATCGGCTGATAGAAAAAACTGCCGTTGCCCAGCGCCAGCGAGAAAGGCGTGAATTGCTGGACTTTCAGATCAAAGAAATCCATGCGACAAAACCGGAACCTGGCGAAGACGAACGCCTGCAACGCGAACAGTCCGTACTTTCACATGCAGAACGGTTACTCGAAATCGCCTATCAGATCGAACAGGTGCTTTATGAAGGCGAACAGTCTGTGGCCGACCAACTCGGCGAAGGCGCGCATCTATTAGATGAGGCCTCACAAATGGACAACAGTTTGGAACCTATAGCTGAAGAACTCAATGGCCTGCGGTATGGAGCAGAAGAACTGGCCCGCGCCTTTGGCGATTATGCCAATCGCGTAGAACACAATCCCCAACGCCTATCAGAAGTAACAGAGCGATTAGAAACCCTGAACGCGCTGAAAAAAAAATACGGTGGCGATCTGGAAAATGTGCTATCCTACGAAAAAAAAGCCCAAAAAGAACTGGAACTAACCGACGAACTCGAAGAATCCTTAAAAGCGATTCAGATTAAAATTGACGATGCGATGCAGACATTCGCACATCGTTGTGAGAAATTGTCAAAAGGAAGACACAAAGCCGCTGGCAAATTGTCAAAAGCAATATGCCGCGCATTGCGCGAACTCGGTATGCCCGATGTACAATTTGATGTCCAATTGGATCGGCGCCCAGACCCCGAAGGCTTGATTGAATGCGATGGACAGCGATTTGAAGCGGGACCACGGGGCATAGAGCGCGGCGAATTTTTTATTTCGACCAACCCGGGCGAAGCCATCCGCCCACTGATAAAAGTGGCGTCGGGCGGTGAAATCTCGCGTATTATGCTGGCGATGAAAACCGTGCTGGCGCATACCGATTCGGTGCAAGTGCTAATTTTTGACGAAATCGACATCGGAATTTCCGGACGCATTGCAGAAGTTGTGGGCAAGAAATTGCGCGACCTGTCAGAAACGTATCAAACCATTTCAATTACGCATTTGCCACAAATTGCAAAAATGGCTGATCGACATTTTTCAGTCAAAAAAGAAGTGGTTGAGCAACGTGCAGTAACCCGGGTGATCCCGCTGGATGAAGAGGCACGCGCTGGCGAACTCGCTTTGATGATGGGTGGCGAAGAAATTTCAGAACTGACCCTGCAACACGCCCGCGAGATGCTGACCGAAAAGCCATAG
- the mqnE gene encoding aminofutalosine synthase MqnE — translation MKPIIPDDLRDIEEKVNLGQRLSAEDGMRLYETPDLNAVGYLANISRERMCGNVAWYVRNQHINYTNVCNKLCRFCSFYVKPKDERGYVLSPEDIQKRVLQYIDLPISEIHMVAGINPKLPYSYYLDIVRAVKDVRPDVAVKAFTAIEWVQIARIAKKPLKDVMIELKAAGVSSIPGGGAEVFSDRVQEDLFWTKADSEEWLDVARTAHEVGLPTNATMLYGHIENPQERIDHLVRLRELQDETGGFLTYIPLSFHPERTELEHLSGPTGIADLREIALGRLMLDNFLHIKTFWIMNTIEISQVALWYGADDIDGTIQEYEITRRSYSETRQVLTRKQLVERVIESGRDPVERDNLYNVLSTEREIVEETPIGIPGEIPVLS, via the coding sequence GTGAAACCGATAATTCCCGACGATCTTCGAGACATTGAAGAAAAAGTAAACCTGGGACAACGACTTTCTGCCGAAGATGGCATGCGGCTTTACGAGACGCCCGACCTCAATGCCGTGGGATATTTGGCCAATATCTCGCGCGAGCGCATGTGTGGCAATGTGGCGTGGTACGTGCGGAATCAGCACATCAACTATACCAACGTCTGCAACAAGCTATGCCGATTTTGCTCCTTTTATGTGAAACCAAAAGACGAGCGAGGTTACGTATTATCGCCCGAAGATATTCAAAAGCGCGTATTGCAATACATCGACCTGCCCATTTCTGAAATTCACATGGTCGCAGGCATCAACCCCAAACTCCCCTACTCGTATTATCTCGATATCGTGCGCGCTGTCAAAGATGTGCGTCCCGATGTGGCGGTAAAAGCATTTACCGCAATTGAATGGGTGCAGATTGCGCGCATTGCAAAAAAACCATTGAAAGACGTCATGATCGAATTAAAAGCAGCCGGCGTATCGTCCATTCCCGGCGGGGGTGCAGAAGTATTTAGCGATCGCGTACAGGAAGATTTATTCTGGACCAAAGCGGATTCCGAAGAATGGCTTGATGTAGCGCGCACAGCGCATGAAGTCGGCCTGCCTACCAATGCGACAATGCTATATGGTCATATTGAAAACCCGCAAGAACGCATCGATCATCTCGTGCGATTGCGCGAATTACAGGACGAGACCGGCGGTTTTTTGACATATATCCCCCTGTCGTTTCATCCCGAACGCACAGAATTAGAGCATTTGTCCGGCCCGACAGGCATCGCGGATTTAAGAGAAATTGCCCTGGGGCGATTGATGCTGGACAATTTCTTACACATCAAAACATTCTGGATTATGAACACCATTGAGATTTCACAGGTAGCTTTGTGGTATGGCGCAGACGATATCGACGGCACAATTCAGGAATACGAAATTACGCGGCGTTCATATTCAGAGACGCGACAGGTACTCACCCGCAAGCAACTGGTCGAACGCGTCATAGAGTCCGGACGCGATCCCGTCGAACGGGATAATTTATACAATGTACTATCGACCGAGCGAGAAATTGTCGAAGAAACACCTATAGGAATTCCAGGTGAAATACCAGTGCTTTCGTGA
- the mqnC gene encoding dehypoxanthine futalosine cyclase, translating to MIDDIVEKIYNDERISTDDAMRLFAHPNITELGLLADVVRRRKWPKDQVTYNIGRNINYTNVCWVRCDFCAFYRPPGSDEGYTLPREQIFEKIDELIAVGGDVPKGSEILMQGGLNPKLRVDYYEDLFSSIRNRYPQIHQHCLSATEIIYIAHISRMSLEICIRRLQDAGLDSIPGAGAEILSDEVRDIIGFRKDRVHEWLAVHRIAHELDMHTSATMMYGHVETIEQRIEHLEHIRNLQDETGGFTAFIAWNFQPDSTALANDQGRWNGIKATGFDYLRTIAIARLFLDNIKSFQASWVTQGAKVAQVSLKYGVNDFGSTMMEENVVSAAGTSHTDTMTLQEMQRLIRDAGYEPVRRNTRYEILN from the coding sequence ATGATCGACGACATTGTTGAAAAAATATATAACGACGAGCGCATTTCCACAGATGATGCCATGCGCTTGTTTGCACATCCCAATATAACCGAATTGGGCTTATTGGCCGATGTGGTGCGGCGGCGCAAATGGCCCAAAGACCAGGTGACTTATAATATCGGGCGAAATATCAATTACACGAATGTGTGCTGGGTGAGATGCGATTTTTGTGCATTTTATCGCCCGCCGGGATCCGACGAAGGCTATACATTGCCCAGAGAACAGATCTTTGAAAAAATTGACGAACTCATTGCCGTGGGTGGCGACGTGCCAAAAGGCAGCGAAATTTTGATGCAAGGGGGATTGAATCCAAAACTGCGCGTGGATTACTACGAAGACCTCTTTTCCTCAATACGCAATCGCTATCCGCAAATCCATCAGCATTGTTTGTCCGCCACGGAAATCATCTATATCGCGCATATTTCGCGTATGTCACTCGAAATATGCATTCGCCGCTTGCAAGATGCCGGCCTGGATTCTATCCCGGGAGCTGGTGCGGAAATTTTGTCGGACGAGGTCCGCGACATCATCGGTTTTCGCAAAGACCGCGTCCACGAATGGCTTGCTGTTCATCGCATTGCACACGAATTGGACATGCACACATCGGCGACCATGATGTATGGACATGTCGAGACCATTGAACAGCGAATAGAACACCTGGAACACATCCGCAATTTGCAGGATGAGACAGGGGGATTCACCGCTTTTATCGCATGGAATTTTCAGCCGGATTCCACCGCCCTTGCCAACGACCAGGGGCGATGGAATGGCATAAAAGCCACCGGATTTGACTATTTGCGAACCATCGCCATCGCGCGCCTGTTTCTGGACAATATCAAAAGTTTTCAAGCATCGTGGGTAACGCAGGGCGCCAAAGTCGCACAGGTCAGCTTAAAATACGGCGTAAACGATTTTGGCAGCACAATGATGGAAGAAAATGTAGTCAGTGCAGCGGGCACGAGCCATACGGATACCATGACACTTCAAGAGATGCAGCGGCTCATTCGGGATGCGGGATACGAGCCTGTAAGGCGAAATACCCGGTACGAGATTTTGAATTAG
- a CDS encoding menaquinone biosynthesis protein yields the protein MRVRLGVVSYLNSRPLVEVLRTGAIDRDFELIYGVPSRCAERLHLGETDVALIPAVEIGRGRDAYRIVPNVGIISNGPVGSVFIVLNKEPEEIQTLALDRGSRTSVVLSQIVLARQFGCQPEVFFHPPDIDAMLKRADAALLIGDPALALSRKRYRILDLGEIWTQMTGLPFVYACWTGRPDALTPYHIDKLIEAKEKSKSLIPNIAKNYAAETRTLSPAFYAEYLTKNILYDLGETELEGLRQFYAYGVELGLMDAVPDIRFYI from the coding sequence ATGCGTGTGCGTTTGGGCGTGGTATCATATTTAAACTCGCGGCCACTGGTTGAAGTGCTGCGCACGGGCGCGATTGATCGCGATTTTGAACTGATCTACGGCGTGCCCTCGCGATGCGCCGAACGGCTGCACCTGGGTGAAACCGATGTGGCATTGATCCCCGCTGTAGAAATTGGACGCGGACGTGATGCCTATCGGATTGTACCCAATGTCGGCATTATTTCAAACGGACCTGTTGGCAGCGTATTTATTGTACTGAACAAAGAACCCGAAGAAATTCAAACACTGGCTCTGGACCGCGGATCGCGCACATCAGTCGTGCTGTCGCAGATCGTACTGGCGCGGCAATTTGGCTGTCAGCCAGAAGTGTTTTTTCATCCCCCAGATATAGACGCAATGCTCAAACGCGCCGATGCCGCCTTACTGATAGGCGATCCCGCACTGGCATTGTCCCGCAAACGCTATCGAATCCTGGACCTGGGCGAAATTTGGACGCAGATGACAGGGTTGCCTTTTGTCTATGCCTGCTGGACCGGCCGCCCCGATGCATTGACGCCATATCACATTGACAAACTGATCGAAGCCAAAGAAAAGAGCAAGTCGCTCATCCCAAACATCGCAAAAAACTATGCCGCTGAAACCCGCACCCTATCGCCCGCGTTTTATGCCGAATATCTCACCAAAAACATCCTCTACGACCTGGGCGAAACAGAACTGGAAGGCTTGAGGCAATTCTATGCTTATGGTGTAGAACTCGGATTGATGGACGCAGTGCCAGACATCCGCTTTTATATTTGA
- a CDS encoding Gfo/Idh/MocA family oxidoreductase: MPQKNKKHKPIRVGVVGVGRGRSFMRAATPTGMELVAICDTWEERLRPEGKALGVSTYADYQAFLEHDMDAVVLANYFHEHAPFAVEALNAGKHVMSETAACHTLGEGVALARAVENSGKIYMFAENYPYTAYNQEMKRLYQKGHVGEFKYGEGEYVHPDPPEVKLGRSCGRNHWRNWIPSTYYCTHSIAPVMYITDTRPVKVNGFVIPYDFGDTTKTLHMNRADTAGVIICRMDNDAVMKSLHGALRGHGNYVRIHGNKGVMENCRNGDKYRLRIWKEPWEKRKGEPVETVYRPDFPVHHNRATQAGHGGGDFFTSYHFAEAIRTGEHPYLDVYRGIDMSIAGIQAWRSALSDSAPMEVPDFRDEATRKKYERDDWSPDPTRKKPGQPPSSILGEIEPSDGAKALAKKVWASRGYFGE, translated from the coding sequence ATGCCCCAAAAAAACAAAAAACACAAACCCATTCGCGTGGGCGTCGTCGGCGTGGGACGCGGGCGATCATTTATGCGGGCGGCAACACCGACGGGGATGGAACTCGTAGCAATTTGCGATACCTGGGAAGAGCGACTAAGACCCGAAGGCAAAGCACTCGGAGTATCGACTTATGCCGACTACCAGGCGTTTTTGGAACACGATATGGATGCCGTAGTACTCGCCAATTATTTTCACGAACACGCGCCCTTTGCCGTTGAAGCGCTGAACGCAGGGAAACACGTCATGAGCGAAACCGCTGCCTGCCATACATTGGGCGAAGGCGTCGCACTCGCGCGGGCGGTAGAGAACAGTGGCAAAATTTATATGTTTGCCGAAAATTATCCCTATACGGCGTACAATCAGGAAATGAAGCGCCTCTACCAGAAAGGACACGTAGGGGAATTTAAATACGGAGAAGGCGAGTACGTACATCCCGATCCACCGGAAGTAAAATTGGGGCGCAGTTGTGGGCGCAATCACTGGCGCAACTGGATACCCTCGACCTATTATTGCACGCATTCGATTGCCCCCGTAATGTACATCACAGACACGCGCCCCGTAAAAGTGAACGGATTTGTCATCCCCTACGATTTTGGCGACACGACCAAAACCCTGCACATGAACCGCGCGGACACGGCAGGCGTGATCATCTGCCGGATGGACAATGACGCCGTAATGAAATCTCTGCACGGCGCGTTGCGCGGGCACGGCAATTACGTCAGAATCCACGGCAACAAGGGCGTAATGGAAAACTGTCGAAACGGCGATAAATATCGGCTACGCATATGGAAAGAACCGTGGGAAAAGCGAAAAGGAGAACCCGTAGAAACCGTTTACAGGCCGGACTTTCCCGTACATCACAACCGCGCAACACAGGCCGGGCACGGCGGTGGCGATTTCTTCACGAGTTACCATTTCGCCGAAGCGATTCGCACGGGCGAGCACCCCTACCTCGATGTGTATCGCGGCATCGACATGAGCATCGCGGGCATTCAAGCGTGGCGATCAGCGCTCAGCGATTCGGCACCGATGGAAGTACCCGATTTTCGCGATGAAGCCACAAGAAAAAAATACGAGCGCGATGATTGGTCGCCCGATCCCACGCGCAAAAAACCGGGACAACCGCCGAGCAGTATTCTGGGAGAAATCGAACCGTCCGATGGCGCCAAAGCACTGGCAAAAAAAGTCTGGGCAAGCCGAGGATACTTTGGAGAGTGA
- a CDS encoding TMEM14 family protein, which translates to MIEIAQVVLAIYGILLIVGGIIGKAKSGSSASLFAGALCGIAALIGYWQSLTDPAVGFLTGGLVGLLLTGIFMSRFVRTRKFMPAGLVLLLSLLVGILTMMARQEYLLNQDKPAGELTKKGQEQCPWPNV; encoded by the coding sequence ATGATTGAAATAGCACAAGTAGTACTGGCGATTTACGGCATATTGTTAATTGTCGGAGGAATTATTGGGAAGGCAAAATCCGGGAGTTCAGCATCCCTATTCGCAGGCGCACTCTGCGGTATTGCTGCACTCATTGGATACTGGCAAAGCCTGACCGATCCCGCCGTTGGATTTTTGACCGGGGGATTAGTCGGACTATTGCTCACGGGCATTTTTATGAGCCGATTTGTCCGCACGCGAAAATTTATGCCCGCGGGATTGGTGCTCCTGCTCAGTCTTCTGGTGGGTATTTTGACAATGATGGCGAGACAGGAATACCTGCTAAATCAAGACAAACCAGCAGGAGAACTGACAAAAAAGGGCCAGGAACAATGTCCCTGGCCCAACGTCTGA